The following coding sequences lie in one Microvirga sp. 17 mud 1-3 genomic window:
- the plsX gene encoding phosphate acyltransferase PlsX: MPQPVRISLDAMGGDHGPSVVIPGAALAVERHPDVRFLLFGNEQVLTPILNGYPKLKDVTEIRHTEIAIGMDDKPSQAIRMGRGRSSMWKTVQAVRDGEADAAVSAGNTGALMATAKICLKTMAHIERPAIACMWPTLRGESIVLDVGATIGADAGHLVDMAIMGAAMARIVFDLDRPTVGLLNVGTEEIKGIETVKEAGRILKESNLPHLEYRGFVEGDDLGKGTVDVVVTEGFTGNIALKTAEGTAKQIGEYLRSAMTRTLMAKIGYLFAKQAFNALRDKMDPRKVNGGVFLGLEGVVVKSHGGTDALGFASAIDVAYDMAHFELMKTIRGMLEHDPVEQQA; this comes from the coding sequence ATGCCCCAGCCAGTCCGGATCTCGCTTGACGCGATGGGCGGCGACCACGGCCCGTCCGTTGTGATCCCAGGCGCCGCGTTGGCTGTCGAGCGCCACCCCGACGTCCGCTTTCTGCTGTTCGGGAACGAGCAGGTCCTCACGCCGATCCTGAACGGCTATCCGAAGCTCAAGGACGTCACTGAGATCCGCCATACGGAGATCGCCATCGGCATGGACGACAAGCCGAGCCAGGCCATCCGCATGGGCAGGGGGCGCTCCTCCATGTGGAAGACGGTTCAGGCCGTCCGGGACGGGGAGGCGGATGCGGCGGTCTCGGCCGGAAATACCGGCGCCCTGATGGCGACCGCGAAGATCTGCCTCAAGACCATGGCCCATATCGAGCGGCCCGCCATCGCGTGCATGTGGCCGACCCTGCGCGGCGAGAGCATCGTGCTCGACGTGGGCGCGACCATCGGTGCCGATGCGGGGCATCTGGTCGACATGGCGATCATGGGCGCTGCCATGGCGCGCATCGTGTTCGATCTCGACCGCCCGACCGTCGGGCTCCTCAATGTGGGCACCGAGGAAATCAAGGGCATCGAGACCGTGAAGGAGGCCGGCCGGATCCTGAAGGAATCCAACCTGCCTCACCTGGAATATCGCGGCTTCGTGGAGGGCGACGATCTCGGCAAGGGCACGGTCGACGTGGTGGTCACGGAAGGGTTCACGGGCAATATCGCCCTCAAGACCGCCGAGGGCACGGCCAAACAGATCGGCGAATATCTCCGTTCGGCCATGACCCGGACCCTGATGGCCAAGATCGGCTACCTTTTCGCGAAACAGGCTTTTAACGCCCTCAGGGACAAGATGGACCCGCGCAAGGTCAATGGCGGTGTCTTCCTGGGCCTGGAGGGGGTCGTTGTGAAGAGCCACGGCGGCACCGATGCGCTGGGCTTCGCCAGCGCCATCGACGTCGCCTATGACATGGCGCATTTCGAATTGATGAAGACGATCCGTGGCATGCTGGAGCATGACCCGGTCGAGCAACAGGCCTGA
- a CDS encoding beta-ketoacyl-ACP synthase III, with product MKRIRSIVRGVGSYLPKRRVTNYDLEKLVETSHDWIVQRTGIEARHIADDDETTSVLGIKAAEAALADAGLTPADIDLIVCATSTPDHTFPSTATMIQAGLGMHHGAAFDIQAVCTGFVYAVATADKFIASGSHKRVLVIGAETFSRILDWKDRTTCVLFGDGAGAIVLEAQEGEGTSADRGVLTSHLRSDGRYREKLYVDGGPGSTKTTGVLKMEGREVFRFAVGSVTDVVQDAFDATGTTAEDLAWFVPHQANKRIITASADKLGIAQEKVVITVDRHGNTSAASIPLALDVACKDGRIKKGDLVMIEAIGGGFTWGSALIRW from the coding sequence TTGAAACGCATCCGTTCCATTGTGCGCGGCGTCGGCTCGTATCTGCCGAAGCGGCGTGTGACGAATTACGATCTCGAGAAGCTGGTCGAGACATCCCACGACTGGATCGTGCAGCGCACGGGGATCGAGGCGCGCCACATCGCGGACGATGACGAGACCACCTCGGTGCTTGGCATCAAGGCCGCAGAGGCGGCCCTTGCGGATGCCGGCCTGACGCCCGCCGATATCGACCTGATCGTCTGCGCCACCTCGACGCCTGACCATACCTTCCCGTCGACCGCCACGATGATCCAGGCCGGGCTCGGCATGCATCACGGCGCGGCGTTCGACATCCAGGCCGTCTGCACCGGGTTCGTCTACGCGGTGGCGACGGCCGACAAGTTCATCGCCTCCGGCTCGCACAAACGGGTCCTGGTGATTGGGGCCGAGACCTTCTCGCGAATCCTCGATTGGAAGGATCGCACCACCTGCGTGCTCTTCGGCGACGGCGCCGGAGCGATTGTGCTCGAGGCACAGGAAGGCGAGGGGACTTCCGCCGACCGTGGCGTGCTCACCTCCCACCTGCGCTCGGATGGGCGTTACCGCGAGAAGCTCTATGTGGACGGCGGCCCCGGCTCCACGAAGACCACGGGCGTGCTCAAAATGGAGGGGCGGGAGGTCTTCCGCTTCGCCGTCGGTTCCGTGACAGATGTGGTTCAGGACGCCTTCGATGCCACCGGAACGACGGCCGAGGATCTGGCCTGGTTCGTTCCGCACCAGGCCAACAAGCGCATCATCACGGCGAGCGCGGACAAGCTCGGCATCGCACAGGAGAAGGTGGTGATCACCGTGGACCGTCACGGCAACACCTCGGCGGCATCGATTCCGCTTGCCCTCGACGTGGCCTGCAAGGACGGGCGCATCAAGAAGGGCGATCTCGTGATGATCGAGGCCATCGGCGGCGGCTTCACCTGGGGAAGCGCCCTCATCCGCTGGTAG
- a CDS encoding integration host factor subunit alpha, giving the protein MTGKTVTRADLSEAVYQKVGLSRTESAELVERVLAEICDCLAAGETVKLSSFGSFIVRDKGERIGRNPKTGIEVPIDPRRVMVFKPSNVLKARINGETVPSED; this is encoded by the coding sequence ATGACAGGCAAAACTGTAACGCGGGCGGATCTGAGCGAGGCCGTCTATCAGAAGGTCGGTCTCTCCCGCACCGAATCGGCCGAGCTCGTGGAGCGCGTTCTGGCGGAGATCTGCGATTGTCTCGCGGCGGGCGAGACCGTGAAGCTCTCTTCCTTCGGTTCCTTCATCGTCCGCGACAAGGGCGAGCGCATCGGCCGGAATCCCAAGACCGGAATCGAGGTGCCGATCGATCCGCGCCGGGTCATGGTCTTCAAGCCGTCCAACGTACTCAAGGCTCGGATCAACGGCGAAACGGTTCCGAGCGAGGATTGA
- a CDS encoding MerR family transcriptional regulator, whose amino-acid sequence MAGGASDKGPDAFRTISEVAEELDLPQHVLRFWETRFASIRPLKRGGGRRYYRPDDLDLLKGIRHLLYGEGYTIKGVQRILKEEGVRFVQAVGRGELVVAASRPEPDELADDSLVNEASAPEEVQFEPARALESRPVEADWDSLHAALDELLECDRVLSTLRTPPESGVSD is encoded by the coding sequence ATGGCCGGCGGCGCCTCTGACAAGGGCCCGGACGCCTTCCGCACGATCAGCGAGGTGGCCGAGGAGCTCGATCTTCCCCAGCACGTCCTGCGCTTCTGGGAGACGCGCTTCGCGTCCATCCGCCCCCTCAAGCGCGGCGGTGGGCGCCGCTATTACCGCCCCGACGACCTCGACCTTCTCAAGGGCATCCGCCATCTCCTCTACGGAGAGGGCTACACCATTAAGGGCGTGCAGCGCATCCTCAAGGAGGAGGGCGTCCGCTTCGTCCAGGCCGTCGGGCGCGGTGAGCTCGTCGTGGCCGCCAGCCGCCCGGAGCCCGATGAGCTGGCAGACGATTCCCTCGTAAACGAAGCCAGCGCGCCCGAGGAGGTTCAATTCGAGCCTGCACGCGCCCTCGAGAGCCGCCCGGTGGAGGCGGACTGGGACAGCCTCCACGCTGCCCTGGACGAGCTACTGGAATGCGACCGCGTCCTCTCGACTCTGCGCACGCCGCCTGAAAGTGGTGTCAGTGACTAG
- a CDS encoding lipocalin family protein: MTDAHPVTAIPMLDLNHYLGKWYEICRLPLKWEDEAATDITARYSLEPNGTIRVDNRCFDAEGKPTQALGEATPVNDGKSQLKVSFLPEGLRWVPFTKGDYWVLKLDPGYRLSLVGTPDRNHLWLLAREPNVDETEKAAYLAEARRQGFDLSRLITPKHTGRDVTDALLARQE; encoded by the coding sequence ATGACCGATGCCCATCCTGTCACGGCGATCCCGATGCTCGACCTGAACCACTATCTCGGCAAGTGGTACGAGATCTGCCGCCTGCCCCTGAAGTGGGAGGATGAAGCCGCCACCGACATTACGGCCCGTTATAGCCTGGAGCCGAACGGCACCATCCGTGTCGATAATCGCTGCTTCGACGCCGAAGGCAAGCCGACCCAGGCTCTCGGCGAGGCCACGCCTGTCAATGACGGCAAGTCCCAGTTGAAGGTGTCGTTTCTGCCGGAAGGACTTCGCTGGGTGCCATTCACGAAAGGCGATTACTGGGTTCTCAAGCTCGACCCTGGTTATCGGCTCTCCCTGGTAGGAACTCCCGACAGAAACCACCTGTGGCTCCTAGCGAGGGAGCCGAACGTCGACGAGACCGAGAAGGCGGCTTATCTCGCCGAAGCGCGGCGGCAAGGATTCGATCTCAGCCGCCTGATCACGCCCAAGCATACGGGCCGGGACGTGACCGACGCGCTTCTGGCACGGCAGGAATAG
- a CDS encoding histidine kinase famiy protein encodes MSENETPSRVENDPPLPDVEGEGQSVGRPAAGEHEHVSYNPTGGPGFHHWQEATITQPGLGERGNVFFAAIEMTRMPMILTDPNLPDNPVVFANRAFQDLTGYTEEEVLGRNCRFLQGSNTDQTAVAELREAISERRAVSVELLNYRRDGTPFWNACFVGPVFDKRGRLLYFFASQLDVTRRRTSEQAFRQAQKMESIGQLTAGLAHDFNNLLQVVSGNLELALSRTDDESLRRPLENASRAAERGSKLTKQLLAFARKTRLEAKPTNLNNLILEFGEMLENSVGPQIEVQLNLRSRVPPALVDPVHLEMAVLNVLINARDAMPKGGCVTISTSKVHLNGNAPAHHLPPGDYVALSITDEGDGMPPHVLERATEPFFTTKGQGKGTGLGLAMVHGFVQQSLGRLEIESERDKGTTIRMLFPAAEAQAAAAAQPSRKPPAPTEPRGQAETILVVEDSHDVLELAREHLTTLGYNVLVAHDADEALAVLERADGQIDLLFTDLVMPGSMNGLALADVVRERAPGVGILLTTGYNDDLLSENRGTAGADVLGKPYRRLELADRVRAALNNRGKERRVLPKAPSRGPRHEG; translated from the coding sequence ATGAGTGAGAATGAAACGCCCAGTCGCGTGGAAAACGATCCACCGCTTCCCGATGTCGAAGGCGAGGGGCAAAGCGTAGGCAGACCGGCGGCGGGCGAGCATGAGCATGTCTCGTACAATCCGACGGGCGGGCCGGGTTTCCACCACTGGCAGGAGGCGACGATCACCCAGCCGGGGCTGGGCGAGCGCGGCAACGTGTTCTTCGCCGCCATCGAGATGACCCGTATGCCGATGATCCTCACGGATCCCAACCTGCCGGACAATCCCGTTGTCTTTGCCAACCGCGCCTTCCAGGACCTGACCGGCTACACGGAGGAGGAGGTGCTCGGGCGCAATTGCCGCTTCCTCCAGGGTTCCAATACGGACCAGACGGCTGTGGCCGAGCTGCGGGAGGCGATCAGCGAACGCCGGGCGGTCTCGGTCGAGCTTCTGAACTACAGGCGCGATGGAACGCCCTTCTGGAATGCCTGCTTCGTCGGGCCTGTGTTCGACAAGCGTGGCAGGCTCCTCTACTTCTTCGCCTCCCAGCTCGATGTCACACGACGCCGCACCTCCGAGCAGGCTTTCCGTCAGGCCCAGAAGATGGAGAGCATCGGCCAGCTCACCGCAGGCCTCGCCCACGATTTCAACAATCTCCTGCAGGTGGTTTCCGGCAACCTGGAGCTTGCGCTCTCGCGCACGGACGACGAGTCCCTGCGACGGCCGCTCGAGAATGCCAGTCGCGCGGCCGAGCGCGGATCCAAGCTCACCAAGCAGCTCCTCGCATTTGCCCGCAAGACCCGACTTGAGGCCAAGCCGACCAATCTCAACAATCTGATCCTCGAATTCGGGGAGATGCTGGAGAACTCGGTCGGTCCCCAGATCGAGGTCCAGCTCAACCTGCGATCCCGCGTGCCCCCGGCCCTCGTCGACCCGGTGCATTTGGAAATGGCCGTGCTCAACGTGCTCATCAATGCACGGGATGCCATGCCGAAGGGCGGCTGCGTCACGATCAGCACTTCCAAGGTGCATCTGAACGGCAATGCTCCCGCTCATCACCTGCCCCCAGGAGATTACGTGGCCCTCTCGATCACGGACGAGGGCGACGGCATGCCGCCGCATGTGCTGGAGCGGGCAACGGAACCCTTCTTCACCACCAAGGGCCAGGGAAAGGGAACCGGACTCGGCCTCGCCATGGTTCACGGCTTCGTGCAGCAATCGCTCGGGCGCCTGGAGATCGAAAGCGAGCGCGACAAGGGCACGACCATCCGCATGCTCTTTCCGGCAGCGGAAGCCCAGGCAGCCGCTGCCGCTCAGCCGAGCCGGAAGCCGCCGGCGCCTACGGAGCCGCGTGGGCAGGCCGAGACGATCCTCGTGGTCGAGGACAGCCACGACGTTCTGGAGCTCGCCCGTGAACACCTGACGACGCTCGGATACAATGTCCTGGTGGCACACGATGCCGATGAGGCGCTTGCGGTCCTCGAGAGGGCAGACGGACAGATCGATCTGCTGTTCACGGACCTTGTCATGCCGGGCAGCATGAATGGGTTGGCGCTGGCCGATGTCGTCCGGGAGCGTGCCCCCGGTGTCGGGATCCTCCTGACGACCGGCTACAACGATGATCTCCTTTCGGAGAACAGGGGAACAGCCGGAGCCGACGTATTGGGCAAGCCCTATCGGCGCCTGGAGCTGGCAGATCGGGTCAGAGCAGCCCTGAACAATCGGGGGAAGGAGCGGCGCGTACTCCCGAAGGCTCCATCGCGGGGGCCACGCCACGAGGGCTGA
- a CDS encoding response regulator transcription factor: MLRILLADDHDIVRRGLKDLLEQHPGWQVCAEASNGRDAVDLALQHRPQVAVIDLSMPGLNGLDATRRIRQSLPDTEVLIFTMHESEELIREVLVAGARGYLLKSDAVRQLIPAVESLSHGKPFFAGRVSELLLDGFLKEGEARVGRPTAERLTSREREIVQLLAEGKSNKQIAQLLDLSVKTVETHRTTAMRKLELNSLADLVRYAIRTQIIQA, encoded by the coding sequence ATGCTTCGAATACTTCTGGCCGACGACCACGACATCGTCCGGCGCGGGCTCAAGGACCTGTTGGAGCAGCATCCGGGCTGGCAGGTCTGCGCAGAAGCTTCGAACGGGAGGGATGCGGTGGATCTGGCCCTCCAGCATCGGCCGCAGGTGGCAGTCATCGACCTGTCCATGCCGGGTCTCAACGGGCTCGACGCGACGAGACGTATCCGGCAGAGCCTGCCGGATACGGAAGTCCTGATCTTCACGATGCATGAAAGCGAGGAATTGATCAGGGAAGTCCTCGTTGCCGGCGCTCGCGGCTATCTGCTCAAGTCCGATGCCGTGCGCCAGCTCATCCCGGCGGTCGAAAGCCTGTCGCACGGGAAGCCATTTTTCGCAGGGCGGGTATCGGAGCTTCTGCTCGACGGCTTTCTCAAGGAGGGAGAAGCAAGGGTGGGCCGACCCACGGCCGAACGCCTGACGTCCCGGGAGCGCGAGATCGTGCAGCTTCTCGCCGAAGGCAAGAGCAACAAGCAGATCGCTCAGCTCCTGGACCTGAGCGTCAAGACCGTGGAGACACACCGCACCACCGCCATGCGCAAATTAGAGCTCAACTCCCTCGCCGACCTCGTCCGTTACGCGATCAGGACCCAGATTATTCAAGCGTGA
- a CDS encoding PAS domain-containing sensor histidine kinase, protein MTTVRPRALPTLIAPDVEAEALLRSTLDALSAHIAVLDEAGTIIAVNQAWRTFAHAAGYADNSHGVGMNYLAVCEAAAPLSEDAAKTAEALRDIIEGARSEFRMEYPCRSPQGPRWFQLRVTRPDQAPTRRIVIAHEDITEVKRTQEELARLSSRLMHLQDEERRAIARELHDTTAQNLLAITLNATRLGEGLGNAKEPVRRALSETLDLAEQSLREVRTLSYLLHPPLLDDIGLPAALSWLTKGFSDRSGIQVDVSIEKSCEPLPKPIATALYRVAQEALSNVHRHSGSKRARIALYRTAGMVHLDVVDDGLGFRTSRGTALEEAGQLGIGISGMRLRLEQLGGRLDIRSDSSGTHVGAKVPITLLESDQHPWSAPPPGDEDPSAA, encoded by the coding sequence ATGACGACAGTGCGGCCCCGTGCCCTGCCGACCCTCATCGCACCCGACGTGGAGGCGGAGGCCCTGCTGCGCTCAACGCTCGATGCCCTATCGGCCCACATTGCTGTGCTGGACGAGGCAGGGACGATCATCGCCGTGAACCAGGCCTGGCGCACCTTCGCCCATGCGGCCGGCTATGCCGACAACAGCCATGGGGTCGGGATGAACTACCTGGCCGTCTGCGAGGCGGCCGCCCCCCTGTCGGAGGATGCGGCGAAAACCGCGGAAGCGCTGCGCGACATCATCGAAGGCGCGCGCTCCGAATTTCGCATGGAATACCCTTGCCGCAGCCCGCAGGGACCACGCTGGTTCCAGCTTCGCGTGACGCGGCCGGACCAGGCGCCGACACGGCGGATCGTGATCGCCCATGAGGACATCACCGAGGTGAAGCGCACGCAGGAGGAACTGGCCCGCCTGAGCAGTCGTCTCATGCATCTCCAGGATGAGGAGCGGCGCGCCATCGCACGGGAGCTTCACGACACCACCGCCCAGAACCTCCTTGCCATCACGTTGAATGCCACACGCCTCGGAGAAGGGCTCGGGAACGCGAAGGAACCCGTGCGTCGCGCGCTGTCGGAGACTCTCGACCTGGCCGAGCAGAGCCTGCGGGAGGTCCGCACGCTGTCCTATCTGCTCCATCCCCCACTCCTCGACGATATCGGCCTCCCCGCGGCGTTGAGCTGGCTCACCAAGGGGTTTTCGGACCGCAGCGGCATCCAGGTGGATGTGAGCATCGAGAAGAGCTGCGAGCCCTTGCCCAAGCCCATCGCCACTGCCCTCTACCGCGTGGCCCAGGAGGCGCTGTCGAACGTCCACCGCCATTCCGGCAGCAAGCGGGCTCGCATTGCTCTTTATCGAACGGCCGGAATGGTCCACCTCGATGTAGTGGATGACGGATTGGGCTTCAGGACCTCCAGAGGGACGGCCTTGGAGGAGGCCGGGCAACTCGGCATCGGCATCTCGGGAATGCGCCTGCGCCTTGAGCAGTTGGGCGGACGGCTCGACATCCGCTCGGACTCTTCGGGCACACATGTGGGCGCCAAGGTGCCGATCACTCTCTTGGAATCGGATCAGCATCCTTGGTCTGCCCCGCCGCCCGGGGACGAAGACCCGTCGGCCGCTTAG
- a CDS encoding fasciclin domain-containing protein, whose amino-acid sequence MNVKYIAYAMTAMLAAATPAAAADIVETAVSNGNFKTLTAALQAAGLVDTLKGKGPYTVFAPTDEAFKKLPAGTVENLLKPENKAQLQKVLTYHVVAGNVMSGDLKGKTTDAKTVEGSPVRVDASGSTVKVNDATVTKADVKASNGVIHVIDTVIMPKS is encoded by the coding sequence ATGAACGTGAAGTACATTGCCTATGCCATGACTGCCATGCTTGCGGCCGCAACTCCGGCTGCAGCGGCGGACATCGTCGAGACCGCCGTCTCCAACGGCAACTTCAAGACGCTGACGGCGGCTCTCCAGGCTGCCGGACTTGTCGATACCCTTAAGGGCAAGGGGCCCTATACGGTCTTCGCGCCCACCGATGAAGCCTTCAAGAAGCTCCCGGCCGGAACGGTGGAGAACCTGCTGAAGCCGGAAAACAAGGCCCAGCTCCAAAAGGTGCTGACCTATCACGTTGTGGCCGGGAACGTCATGTCCGGTGATCTGAAGGGCAAGACGACGGACGCCAAGACCGTCGAGGGCAGCCCGGTTCGGGTCGATGCCAGCGGCAGCACCGTCAAGGTGAACGATGCCACTGTGACGAAGGCCGACGTCAAGGCCTCGAACGGCGTGATCCATGTAATCGACACCGTGATCATGCCGAAGTCCTAA
- a CDS encoding CAP domain-containing protein, with amino-acid sequence MSTPTSQETLYLQLVNETRAKAGVNALTFDGELLGSSDAHSAWMDQTDIFSHTGVDGSNAGDRMTAAGYGWEGWGENIAYASGPLDETTVRKLHDMLVNSPGHYANIVNGSFEEIGIGLKAGTINGENVVFVTQNFGIPNATERAEANDITTSTSGRTISGTSGNDRLNGTDGDDTLYGYAGYDVLDGKAGADAMYGGPGTDVYYVDNPGDRAYEVAGEGEDTVYSTISYSLVGSVVENLTLLGAESINATGNSLHNWLTGNSAGNTLDGGALNDTLNGKGGADVLIGGAGNDRFVFDDARDARGDTIVDFEHGADRIMLIPIDANALVEGDQAFTFIGTERFHQVAGELHVYHLADRNTYISGDTNGDGHPDFAIKVLGWHTFTQDDFVL; translated from the coding sequence ATGAGCACACCAACGAGCCAGGAGACCCTGTACCTTCAACTCGTGAATGAGACGCGCGCGAAGGCGGGGGTCAATGCTCTCACGTTCGATGGCGAGCTTCTCGGCTCTTCCGACGCCCACAGCGCCTGGATGGACCAGACCGACATCTTCTCCCATACAGGCGTGGATGGATCGAACGCGGGCGACCGCATGACCGCAGCCGGCTACGGCTGGGAGGGCTGGGGTGAGAATATCGCCTACGCCAGCGGCCCGCTCGATGAGACCACGGTTCGGAAGCTGCACGACATGCTCGTGAACTCCCCGGGCCACTACGCCAATATTGTCAACGGCTCGTTCGAGGAGATCGGGATCGGCCTGAAGGCAGGCACGATCAATGGCGAGAATGTCGTGTTCGTCACCCAGAATTTCGGCATCCCGAATGCCACGGAGCGGGCTGAGGCGAACGACATAACCACTTCCACCTCCGGCAGAACCATCTCCGGCACCAGTGGGAATGACAGGCTCAACGGCACTGACGGCGACGACACGCTCTATGGATATGCGGGATACGACGTGCTTGACGGCAAGGCGGGAGCAGATGCCATGTATGGTGGCCCGGGCACCGACGTCTATTATGTCGATAACCCGGGCGACAGAGCGTACGAAGTGGCTGGGGAAGGCGAGGACACGGTTTATAGCACCATTTCCTATTCCCTGGTCGGGAGCGTGGTGGAGAACCTCACTTTGTTAGGGGCCGAGAGCATCAACGCCACCGGCAACTCCCTTCACAACTGGCTGACCGGGAACTCAGCCGGCAACACTTTGGATGGTGGCGCACTAAACGACACTCTGAACGGCAAGGGCGGCGCAGACGTGCTGATCGGTGGTGCCGGCAACGACAGGTTCGTGTTCGACGACGCGAGGGACGCCCGCGGCGATACGATCGTGGACTTCGAGCATGGGGCCGACAGGATCATGCTCATACCCATCGACGCCAATGCTCTCGTCGAAGGGGATCAGGCGTTCACCTTCATCGGCACCGAGCGCTTCCATCAGGTTGCGGGCGAGCTGCATGTCTATCATCTGGCAGACCGTAACACCTACATTTCAGGCGACACCAACGGCGACGGGCACCCTGATTTCGCCATCAAGGTGCTCGGCTGGCACACATTCACCCAGGACGACTTCGTGCTCTGA
- a CDS encoding 1-acyl-sn-glycerol-3-phosphate acyltransferase encodes MQRLRSKLFDISLAVWTGLFTPALAILWLCGSPERGVRVMSRLWARGVLIGLNWLVGLTYAERGRHNIPGEPCLIVANHQSTWETLAFLILFPDVAIVAKQELLTIPVFSWFLRKSPMILIDRESGPKAVRKMVDESRAAIAQGRSVLIFPEGTRKSVSEPIAFKRGVELLYAKLDRPVLPVALNSGHFWGPGQRFKRGGTVAVTYLAPIPPGLSGSQFTRTAEQLLEAERSQSWPQAA; translated from the coding sequence ATGCAGCGCCTTCGCTCAAAATTGTTCGACATCTCGTTAGCTGTCTGGACCGGGCTCTTCACGCCTGCCTTGGCTATCCTATGGCTCTGCGGGTCGCCCGAGCGCGGGGTGCGGGTGATGTCGCGCCTTTGGGCTCGAGGGGTTCTTATCGGCTTGAACTGGCTGGTGGGTCTCACCTATGCCGAACGCGGCCGGCACAACATTCCGGGCGAGCCCTGCCTGATCGTTGCGAATCACCAGTCGACCTGGGAAACCCTGGCTTTCCTGATCCTCTTCCCGGACGTCGCTATCGTCGCAAAGCAGGAACTGCTGACGATCCCGGTCTTCTCGTGGTTCCTGCGCAAGTCTCCGATGATCCTGATCGACCGGGAGAGCGGCCCGAAAGCGGTCAGGAAAATGGTCGACGAAAGCCGCGCGGCCATTGCCCAGGGCCGCTCAGTCCTGATCTTTCCCGAGGGAACCAGGAAATCGGTTTCCGAGCCCATCGCGTTCAAGCGAGGGGTAGAACTGCTCTACGCAAAACTGGACCGCCCAGTTCTCCCGGTCGCCCTCAATTCGGGGCACTTCTGGGGGCCGGGGCAGCGCTTCAAGCGCGGCGGAACCGTCGCGGTGACCTATCTCGCGCCTATCCCGCCGGGCCTTTCCGGCAGCCAGTTCACCCGCACGGCGGAACAGCTTCTCGAGGCGGAGAGATCTCAATCGTGGCCGCAAGCGGCTTGA
- the rpsU gene encoding 30S ribosomal protein S21: MQVLVRDNNVDQALRVLKKKMQREGIFREMKARKAYEKPSERKTREKAEAIRRNRKAARKQAIREGLIAAPKPKPRFAGPRRPGTAPSASPRTETPAVKA, from the coding sequence ATGCAGGTTCTCGTACGTGACAACAATGTCGATCAGGCTCTGAGGGTCCTGAAAAAGAAGATGCAGCGCGAAGGTATCTTCCGCGAGATGAAGGCACGCAAAGCCTACGAGAAGCCTTCCGAGCGCAAGACTCGCGAAAAGGCGGAAGCGATCCGGCGCAACCGTAAGGCGGCTCGCAAGCAGGCTATCCGGGAAGGATTGATTGCAGCGCCCAAGCCCAAGCCTCGTTTCGCAGGACCGCGTCGGCCCGGAACGGCTCCAAGCGCCAGCCCGCGGACCGAAACACCAGCGGTGAAAGCCTAA
- a CDS encoding cold-shock protein produces MNTGTVKFYNDQKGFGFIQPDNGDKDVFVHATALERAGIRGLREGQKVSFDTAEDRRSGKIAVNNIQAA; encoded by the coding sequence ATGAATACGGGCACCGTAAAATTCTACAACGACCAGAAGGGCTTCGGCTTCATTCAGCCTGACAATGGCGACAAGGACGTGTTCGTCCACGCCACGGCTCTGGAGCGCGCTGGCATCCGCGGACTGCGCGAAGGTCAGAAGGTCTCCTTCGACACGGCTGAGGATCGCCGCTCCGGCAAGATCGCCGTCAACAACATTCAGGCCGCTTGA